A single window of Rhodamnia argentea isolate NSW1041297 chromosome 5, ASM2092103v1, whole genome shotgun sequence DNA harbors:
- the LOC115745811 gene encoding uncharacterized protein LOC115745811, producing the protein MAGPTHINQHRVRGETKVQNAHHKIFEDFPGQFAKQHIQENEEMATLRFSNRSWPVKLLSYMHEIRVFFAAGWPVFAELIGVWEISVFELIDTSPFSLMPVGLNHLHEEQAILSWIFMVLHFQGLSHLP; encoded by the exons ATGGCAGGTCCTACGCACATTAATCAGCACAGAGTTAGGGGAGAGACGAAAGTTCAAAATGCTCATCACAAGATTTTTGAG GACTTTCCTGGtcaatttgcaaagcaacatATTCAAGAAAACGAGGAAATGGCAACTCTTAGGTTTTCAAACAGATCATGGCCGGTGAAGCTCTTAAgctatatgcatgaaatccggGTGTTCTTTGCTGCTGGTTGGCCCGTATTTGCAGAACTCATCGGTGTATGGGAGATATCtgtgtttgagctcattgatacGTCTCCATTTTCATTAATGCCG GTGGGATTGAACCATCTACATGAAGAGCAAGCCATTCTGAGCTGGATTTTCATGGTCCTACACTTTCAAGGCCTCTCACATCTCCCCTAA